Proteins from a single region of Bos javanicus breed banteng chromosome 25, ARS-OSU_banteng_1.0, whole genome shotgun sequence:
- the LOC133238297 gene encoding 2-acylglycerol O-acyltransferase 3-like: MCQVGTGTPPPTSDPGRLQALGHSDQKDFLRSNQSLHPIFPGSEALLAEGEHLGVSTTPPPTPSMKTLKKQWLEVLSTYQYVLCFLFLGPFFSLVGFFLLFTSLWYFSVLYLVWLFLDWDTPQQGGRRNQWLRNCTVWKHLSDYFPIKLVKTVELPPDRNYVLLSHPHGIMSFGSVCNFGTEGTGCSQLFPGLRFSLAVLNCLLYMPGHREYFLSCGICSVNRQSLDYVLSQPQLGRAVVIVVGGANEALHAVPGEHCLTLRNRKGFVRLALRHGASLVPVYSFGENDVFRVKAFAPDSWQRLFQVTIKRLLNFSPCIFWGRGLFSAKSWGLMPLARPITTVVGRPIPVPQCPQPTKEQVDHYHTLYMKALEQLFEEHKESCGLPASTHLTFI; encoded by the exons ATGTGTCAAGTTGGCACTGGAACACCG CCCCCTACAAGCGATCCTGGGAGGCTCCAAGCGCTTGGCCACTCAGACCAGAAAGATTTCCTGCGCTCCAACCAAAGCCTTCATCCCATTTTTCCTGGTTCGGAAGCCCTGCTGGCTGAAGGGGAGCACCTGGGAGTctccaccaccccaccacccacccccagcaTGAAAACCTTAAAGAAACAGTGGTTAGAAGTACTGAGCACCTACCAATATGtgctctgtttcctcttcctgg GccctttcttttcccttgttggcttcttcctcctcttcaccTCGCTCTGGTATTTCTCTGTTCTCTACTTGGTATGGTTATTCCTGGACTGGGACACACCCCAGCAAG GTGGAAGGCGTAATCAGTGGTTGAGGAACTGCACTGTGTGGAAACACCTGAGCGATTATTTCCCCATTAAG CTGGTGAAAACAGTAGAGCTGCCCCCAGACAGGAACTACGTGCTATTGTCCCACCCACATGGGATCATGAGCTTCGGAAGCGTCTGTAACTTCGGCACGGAGGGCACTGGCTGCTCGCAGCTGTTCCCAGGGCTTCGGTTCTCACTGGCCGTGTTGAATTGTCTCTTGTACATGCCAGGCCATCGAGAGTACTTTCTGTCCTGTG GAATATGTTCTGTGAACCGTCAGAGCCTGGATTATGTTCTATCTCAACCACAGCTCGGCAGGGCTGTGGTCATCGTGGTCGGAGGGGCCAATGAGGCCCTGCATGCCGTCCCAGGGGAGCACTGCCTCACTCTCCGGAATCGTAAAGGCTTCGTCCGCCTGGCACTGAGGCACGG TGCCTCCCTGGTGCCCGTGTACTCCTTTGGGGAGAATGACGTCTTCAGAGTTAAGGCTTTTGCCCCAGACTCCTGGCAGCGTCTGTTCCAGGTCACCATCAAGAGGCTCCTGAACTTCTCTCCTTGCATCTTCTGGGGCCGTGGTCTCTTCTCAGCCAAGTCCTGGGGCCTGATGCCCCTCGCCAGACCCATCACCACTGTGG TGGGCCGCCCCATCCCGGTGCCCCAGTGTCCACAGCCCACCAAGGAGCAGGTGGACCACTATCACACGCTGTACATGAAGGCTCTGGAGCAACTGTTTGAGGAGCACAAGGAGAGCTGCGGCCTCCCGGCTTCTACTCACCTCACCTTCATCTAG